The following proteins are co-located in the Pelecanus crispus isolate bPelCri1 chromosome 5, bPelCri1.pri, whole genome shotgun sequence genome:
- the CDC7 gene encoding cell division cycle 7-related protein kinase has translation METVLKSHCDEQHPHQAEDFHGKHEQNSKLSGIKKDIEKLYEAVPQLVNVFKIKEKIGEGTFSSVYLATAQLQTGHEEKMALKHLIPTSHPLRIAAELQCLTVAGGQDNVMGVKYCFRKNDHVVIVMPYLEHESFLDILNSLSFEEVREYMFNLFKALRRIHHFGIVHRDVKPSNFLYNRRLKEYALVDFGLAQGTPDTKIELLKTAHSEDQQGSCSQNNPPVALGSGVSVSVAAPKQIAQQSASKAADKRSSSLSKIQIKQGRGGKEDSVHHSVQRSVFGERNFNVYSSTYQENSSTKLIKQSKMIDVSSRKLVTKKKIISTKTVSNGAARKAAGGCPSNLTCDCYATDRVCSVCLSRCQQVAPRAGTPGFRAPEVLTKCPTQTTAIDMWSAGIIFLSLLSGRYPFYKASDDLTALAQIMTVRGSRETIQAAKTFGKSVLCTQVVPAQNLRTLCEKLRGTNSSCKRSQGEVPSKPVSDSALPVAVDKPCAPETLGKQVQHLKSFQEGDGLEMKATDVKGWDWVPDEAYDLLDKLLDLNPATRITAKEALLHPFFKDMRL, from the exons GAATAAAGAAAGATATTGAAAAACTTTATGAAGCAGTGCCACAGCTTGTAAATGTGTtcaaaattaaggaaaaaattgGAGAAg GTACTTTTAGTTCTGTTTACCTGGCCACAGCACAACTACAAAcaggacatgaggaaaaaatggcTCTGAAACACTTGATTCCAACCAGCCACCCTCTGCGAATTGCTGCTGAACTTCAGTGCCTCACAGTAGCAGG GGGACAAGATAATGTTATGGGAGTTAAATACTGCTTTAGGAAAAATGATCATGTGGTTATTGTTATGCCATATCTGGAACACGAATCCTTCTTG GACATTTTGAATTCTCTTTCCTTCGAAGAAGTGAGGGAATACATGTTTAATCTGTTTAAAGCATTGAGGCGCATTCATCACTTCGGTATTGTTCACCGTGACGTCAAGCCCAGTAACTTCCTCTACAACAGGCGGCTAAAAGA GTATGCCTTAGTAGATTTCGGCTTGGCGCAAGGAACCCCTGATACGAAAATTGAACTTCTCAAAACTGCTCACTCTGAAGACCAGCAGGGAAGTTGCTCGCAAAATAATCCCCCCGTAGCCTTGGGAAGCGGGGTTTCTGTCAGTGTCGCAGCACCTAAACAGATAGCTCAACAGTCAGCCTCAAAAGCAGCTGATAAAAGGTCCAGCTCCCTTtcaaaaatacagattaaacaaggaagaggaggaaag GAGGATTCTGTGCACCATTCTGTCCAGCGCTCTGTCTTTGGAGAGAGGAATTTCAATGTCTATAGTTCCACATACCAGGAGAACTCAAGTACAAAA CTCATAAAACAATCAAAGATGATAGATGTTTCATCGAGGAAGTTAGTAACCAAGAAGAAGATTATTTCTACCAAAACAGTGAGCAATGGGGCAGCCAGGAAAGCTGCCGGTGGCTGTCCCTCAAACCTGACCTGTGACTGTTATGCAACAGATAGAGTTTGCAGTGTTTGCCTTTCAAG GTGTCAGCAAGTTGCTCCCAGGGCAGGAACACCTGGATTCAGAGCACCAGAAGTATTAACAAAGTGCCCCACTCAGACCACAG CAATTGACATGTGGTCTGCAGGAATCATATTCCTTTCTCTGCTCAGTGGACGGTATCCAttttacaaagcaagtgatgatTTAACTGCTTTGGCACAAATCATGACAGTTCGTGGATCCAGAGAAACCATTCAGGCTGCTAAAACTTTTG gTAAATCAGTTCTATGTACCCAAGTAGTCCCAGCACAAAACTTAAGAACCCTCTGTGAGAAGCTGAGAGGAACaaatagcagctgtaagagATCCCAGGGTGAAGTGCCCAGCAAGCCTGTGAGTGACTCAGCTTTGCCAGTTGCAGTAGACAAACCGTGTGCTCCCGAGACACTCGGAAAACAAGTTCAGCACTTAAAGAGCTTTCAGGAAGGTGATGGTTTGGAAATGAAGGCAACAGATGTGAAAGGATGGGATTGGGTTCCTGATGAAGCATATGACCTACTTGATAAGCTACTAGACTTAAACCCTGCAACGAGAATAACTGCAAAAGAGGCTCTGctgcatcctttttttaaagacatgagACTCTGA